DNA from Sulfurospirillum tamanense:
TATGAGTATACGTCATGATATTTCTCAATTAGCAACGCGCAACTCCTATCTCCAGGATGTCATCGCCCAAAATGAAGAAATTGTCAAGGTCAAATCCAACGAACTCCTTGAAAAACTCTACAAAGACGAGATCACCAAGCTTCCAAATTCCCTTGCTTTGCAACGCGATATACCGCGGTTTGAAGGGGGAACGCTTTTTCTTTTAGACATTAATAATTTCAATATTTTCAACAAACTTTATGGCTTTGCCTTTGGGGATATTTTGCTTCAAGAGGTAACTAAGCACATTATGTTTTTATGCGGCAATAAAGAAATCCTTTACAAACTTAGTGCCGACCGCTACGCCTTACTTACCCATGAGCATAGTCAAGCACATATTGACGATACATGTAACCAAATTTTTGCCTATTTTGACACAACAGAAATTACGGTTGAGACGATTGAAAGTTTCATTAGTTTTAGCATCGGTGTAGCTAAAATTGAAGACGGGCGCGATGCTATTGTTGATGCAGAATTTGCTCTAGACATTTCCAAAAAGCACGGAAAGCGTTTCAAAGTTGTCTACGACAGCGGCTCTTCACAAATCCGAGAGGAGCTCGAGAGCATTGGCTGGCTCAATAAAACCCGAGAGTTTATCCACAAAGATATGATTGTCCCCTACTTTCAACCCATTGTGGACGTACACACCAAAGCAGTACACAAGTACGAGTGTTTGGCGCGTGTTATTGATGGAGATTTGGTCATTCCACCGCTTATGTTTATTAACGCAGCCACCAAGCTAGGCTTGCTCACCTCAGTCACCAAAAGCATGATCAACAAATCGTTTCAATACTTTGCAGGTAAAGACATCCGATTCTCCATCAATATTACTGAGCGAGACATCATGGATGGGTATTTGATGGAATTCATTCGGTTCAAAGCAGAGCGCTATGGCATCGACCCGCACAATGTCACCTTTGAAATCCTTGAAAACATCACCCTTTCCAAGGAATCCGACCTCATCACAGGAACCATTGGCCTTGTGAAAGATTATGGGTGCGACATTGCCATTGATGACTTCGGGAGTGAAAATTCCAATTTTAGCCGCTTGCTTTCTTTGCAATCAGACTACATCAAAATCGACGGCTCATTTGTACACAATTGCGACAAAGACCCGGAAAAACAAAAAATTATCGATGCTATT
Protein-coding regions in this window:
- a CDS encoding EAL domain-containing protein — translated: MRRIEILYIEWEDALAQNVIALLRPLSEHLYHATSVHEALRVFKSDLPPFVIMSASSSKGINIDLCKTFKTLSPKTKILLHVNPEESTVLLDAISFGVDTFALKPLNKPSFLATVQTMMHTFFATQKAEEALHLTRQLTRAFETSTIVSKTDLRGIITYANKAFEKISGYTQEELVGKPHNIVRHPDMDKSVFEDMWNVISHGQIWKGVVKNRHKDGGPYVVEATIIPILDTQGKVVEYMSIRHDISQLATRNSYLQDVIAQNEEIVKVKSNELLEKLYKDEITKLPNSLALQRDIPRFEGGTLFLLDINNFNIFNKLYGFAFGDILLQEVTKHIMFLCGNKEILYKLSADRYALLTHEHSQAHIDDTCNQIFAYFDTTEITVETIESFISFSIGVAKIEDGRDAIVDAEFALDISKKHGKRFKVVYDSGSSQIREELESIGWLNKTREFIHKDMIVPYFQPIVDVHTKAVHKYECLARVIDGDLVIPPLMFINAATKLGLLTSVTKSMINKSFQYFAGKDIRFSINITERDIMDGYLMEFIRFKAERYGIDPHNVTFEILENITLSKESDLITGTIGLVKDYGCDIAIDDFGSENSNFSRLLSLQSDYIKIDGSFVHNCDKDPEKQKIIDAIVQLAKRLGIKSIAEFVSTEAIFDTIKALGVDYAQGYLFGKPEPNTL